The window CCTGGCACGGTGATCAACAAGGGGAACGTTGCGAATTTCGAGGCCGTGCTCGACCCGGGATTGCGGCGGTACATCCAGGAAGGGGCGGTCGAGATCAGCGTGGGAGCGACGACGTCGTTCGATCTGAACAAGAGCTATGTCGACGCGACCAGGGAGCATGTCGCGAAGGTGAAACTCGGCGCAAAACCAGGTGAGCTTGTCGGCTACGTGGCCGGGCGTCCATTCCCGGAAGAGCCCGATGCAAAAGATCCGCGCGCCGGCGAGAAGCTCGCGTGGAACTTCCGCTATGGCATGAACTGGGGTGACAGCCTGGCGATTTCGCCGTTCTACTGGAAGTACCGCAACATGGACAGCGCCAAGGTGGAGCGCAATATCCTGTTCAACTTCCATTTCATCAAATACACGCATCGACTGAATCAGGCACCGACGCCGGAAATTTCGCCAAACCCGTCGAAGCTGTACCGCGCCACTTATGTGAACGTGCAGGAACCACAGGACGTCAAGAACACACAGCTTCTGATTCAGCGCTACGAGGACGACCTGAAGCAGGACGACGCCTATCTCTATCTCGGCTTCCAGCGCCGCGTGCGTCGACTGTCGACCGGACAGACCACCGATGCCTTCCTCGGATCAGACATCATGATCGAGGACTTCGAGGGTTACAACGGTCGCATTTCGGACATGAACTGGAAGTACAAGGGCACGGTGAACATGCTGATGCCGTTTTACAACCATAGCGACATGAAGCTGTCGGACGAATACAAGGAGCCGGACGACTACAAGTACGTCGGCTTCAGCGGCCAGGGCGGATGCTTCCCGAACATCACGTGGCAATTGCGCAAGGTTCATGTCGTCGAGTCGTCACCGGTCGATCCCAATCATCCGGTCAGCAGGCGGGTGCATTACATGGACGCCCAGACCTCGGCGATGTCGGAGACCCTGGTTTATGACCGCAAGGGGGACTTGTGGAAGATCTTCATGCTCGGGATGTCACATCCCGATTCTCATCTGGCGAAGAACAAGGGCAGCGGCATAGTCCTTTTCGATGCATTCAGCATGATCGACGTGCAGGCGAAGCACTGCACGACAGGACAGTTCAAGGGGCAGGTGGACGCCCACATGGTTCCGGTGAACCTGTTTAACGTCCAGAACATGCGCGGCGGAAGCTGAGCCGAAAAATTTTCTCGGGAACACTCTCCTCCCGCGGAAGTTTTTGCGCGCCTTTTGGCGCGCTTTTTTTTTTGCACCACCGGGATTGGTCAGGTATCGGCGACGGTTCGGCGGGATTGTCGGAACGACCATTTGGCGCGAATTTCCGCCTTCCGCCGGCAGGTGGGGTTGCCCCTTAATCGTTAGGTGTCCGCACCAATTGTTGCACCGCAGCCATGCGCGTCTAATTGAATCCACGTTGAACACGAAATTAATGCTGCGGAGGCGTCATGTCTGATCAAAAGCCGAACAAGAAGCCGGAAAAGAAACCGGATATCACTTTCTTTCATCCGGACCTGCTCGAAGTCCCTGCAGACGGCAAGGCGCCGTACCTGAAGGGTTATCGTTGCAAGGGTTGTGGTCAACTGGATTTTCCCAAGCTCAGCCCGTGCCCGAGCTGCTGGGGTGAGGAGTTCGAGGTCGTGCCGCTCAGTCGGCACGGAAAGCTCTATAGCTTTTCCGACAATTTTATTGGCCAGGCGGGAATGAAGACGCCATATTCATTCGGCTATATCGATCTGCCCGAAAACCTGCGGATCTTCGCGCAGCTGGAAGGTGAGCCCGGCAGCTTCCGCTGCGACGAAGAGGTGGAGCTGACGGTCGGGCCGGTGCGCGACAACCGCGACGGTGTTCCGCTGATCAGCTACAAGTTCCGCAAAGCCTAATCTTCCATCGGGTGAATGAATATGAAATTGCAACGCAAGGTCTATATCGCCGGGGTAGGCGAAACGAAATTCGGGCGACATGAGGTCGATTACGACGTGCTCGGCCGGGCCGCGGCATTCGAGGCATTGAAGGCGTCGAATATCGACCGTCCGACGATGGTGCAGAGCGCCTATGTCGGCAACGGCACCAACGGCATGGTCACCGGGCAGACCGTGCTCAAGGACCTCGGCATGTGCGGGCATCTGCCGATCATCAACGTCGAGAGCGCCTGCTCGGCCGGCGGCATGGCGATCCATCTGGCGGTGCGCGATGTCGCGATGGGGCTCGCCGACGTCGCGCTCGGCATCGGCTGCGAGAACCACACGCTGCACATGGCGCAGGGCACCGCGTTCGCGACTGCGATGTCCGACATCGAGACGGTGCACGGCGCGGTGATGACGGGCAAGTACGCGATGCGCGCGCAGCGCTACATGTACGAGACCGGTGCGACGGCCGAGGACCTGGCGATGATCACGGTGAAGAATCGCCGCCACGCGACCAACAACCCGTACGCGTGGTTCAAGGGCGAGATCTCGGTGGAGGAGGTCGTCAAGTCGCGCGTCGTCGCTTCCCCGCTGACGCTGCAGCAATGCTGCGGCATCGCCGATGGTGCCGGCGCGGTCGTCGTGTGCTCGGAACAGATGGTGAAGAAGCTCGGCATCGCGAAGCCGATCCTCGTGGCCGGCTCGGTCGTGCGCTCGGGGCCGTACCACAATCGGCCGCGCGACATCACCGGCGACGACATCACCGAGGAGACCGCGCACCAGCTCTACGAGGAGTCGGGTATCGGCCCCGAGGACGTGAATATTGTCGAGTTGCACGACGCCTTCACCATCGCCGAGCTGCTGTATTACGAATGCCTCGGGCTGTGTCCGAAGGGTGAAGGGCTGAAGTTCCTGCGCGACGGCAATGCGACGCACGGCGGCAAATGCGTGGTGAGTCCGCGCGGCGGGATGCTCTCGTATGGACATCCGATCGGCGCATCCGGCGCGGCGCAGATCGCCGCAAGCGTCAAGCAGATGCGTAATCAATGTCCGGGCTACCAGGTCGATCCGGTGCCGCGCGTGGCGATGACGCACGTGACGGGCGGCGGGCTGTCGGGCACGGAGCACGCGGCCTGCACGATGCACATGCTGGTGAGCGACTGGTAAGCGAGGGGAAACGAGATGGAAACCAAAGGCAAGGAAAGGGTGGCGTTGATCGTCAATGCCGACGATCCCGTCGGCGAGGCGGTGGCCATGCGCTTGGCGGAGTCCGGCACGCAGATCGCGCTGACCGGCTCGGACGCCGGCAGGCTCGATCGGACCGCATCGCGGCTTGTGGACCAGGGCGTGCCGGTGATTGCAGTCATGACCCGCACAGCCGACCCGGGGGAGATCCGCGAAAGCGTCGCGCGAGTGATGGCGCGTTTCGGACGGATCGACATCCTGGTGCAGAACGAGCGCGCGCTCGCGGCCAAAGCGCTGGAGGAAATTTCGGACGCGGACGTCGGCGCGGCGCTCGAGGTCGGCGTCGCGGGCCCGTTCCACTACCTGCGCGAGGTCGTGCCGGCAATGCGCCAGGGCGGCTTCGGGCGTGTGGTCAACATCAGCGACATCAACTACCTGGGACTCGCCCGGACCGCCAACGTCGCCGCCGCGCGCTCGGGCCTGTTTGGATTGACGCGGGCGTTGGCGCTGGAGTCGGCGCGCGACGGTGTCACGGTGAATACCGTCGTGATGGGCGATGTCGATAGCGGGACCGTCACGGACACCGATCGGGAGACGCTCGTCGCCGGCATTCCGGTGAAGCGGCTCGGTACGCCCGCGGATGTGGCGAACGCGGTCAGCTTTCTGGCGGCCGATAGCTCGAAATACGTCACCGGGCAGACGCTCTTCGTCTGCGGCGGCAAGAGCGCCTATTTTTCGATGTCGATCTGATCAGGGAGGCGGCAATGGGTATTCGGAACAGGGTCGCGCTGATCACCGGATCGGCAAGCGGCATGGGCAAGCAGACGGCGCTGCGCTTCGCGGAGCAGGGCGCGGCGGTCGTCATCAACGACATCGACGCGGAAAAGGTGCGCGCGACGGTCGACGAGTTCAGCCGGATGGGGCATCGCGTGCTCGGCGCGGTCGCCGACATCAGCAACAAGGCGGCGGTGGACGGCATGGTACAGCAGACGGTCGACGCGTTCGGGCGCATCGACATTCTCGTCAATAACGCCGGCATGGAGCGGGCGGGCGCACTGCGCAAGCTCACCGAGGCGGACTGGGACGTCACGATCAACGTCAATCTGAAGGGCACCTTCCTGTGCTCCCAGGCCGTCCATGGGCACATGGTCGAGAACGGCCACGGACGCATCGTCAATATCGCCTCCCGCGCCTGGCTCGGGGGGGCCGGCCAAGCCCCGTATTCGTCCGCGAAGGCGGGAGTCGTCGGGCTGACGCGGTCGCTCGCGATCGAACTCGGGCGCTCCGGAATCACCGTCAACTGCGTGGCGCCGGGCCTGATCCACACACCGATGTGGGACGAACTGCCCGAGAAGAACCAGCAGTTCCTGCTGTCGCGTCAGCCGACCGGCAAGCTCGGCGATCCCGATGACATCGCGAACACCCTGCTGTTCCTCGCCGACGACGAAACCGGCTTCGTTACGGGACAGGTGCTGTACGTGTGCGGCGGGCGGAGCCTGTTCGCTGGTTGAGTGAGGGACCCGGGCGGCTGGAGGAATGTGAGATGGCACAGAACTTTTCCCGATTCAGGGTGCTGGACATGACGGGCGAACTCGGGCCCTACGCGGCCAAGATGTTCGCCGGCCTCGGTGCCGACGTGATCCACGTCGAGCCGCCCGCAGGCGACCCGCTGCGACGCGTCGGCCCGTTTTTCCACGGCGACCCGGGCGTGCAGGCGAGCCTGCCGTACCTGTATTACAACGCGGGCAAGCGCGGCCTCGCGCTCGATCTCGAGCACGAGGCGGGACGCGAGGTGTTCCGCAGGCTGTGCCGTGGCGCCGATCTGCTCATCGAGAGCTGCCGCCCGGGTTGGCTGGACGGGAGCGGGCTGTCGTGGGAAGCTCTGAGCAAGGACAACGCCCGCCTCGTGCAGACCTCCATCACGCCTTTCGGGCGCACCGGTCCGCTCGCGGCCTATCCCGGCTCGGACCTGACCTGTTCGGCGCTGAGCGGTTTCCTCTATCTCGCCGGCGTCAACGGTGACAAGCCCGTCCGGGCACCCGACAACCAGGCCTACCGGATGGCCGAGGCGTATGCGGCCGTCGGCAGCGCGATCGCGCTCTTCAGCGCGCAGCGCACCGGCCGGGGCCAGATCGTCGATGTCGCCTGCATCGAGGCCGAGGCCATGGCGCTCGAGAACGCCGCGCAGTTCTGGGACCTAGAGGGCAAGATCCGGCGCGGGCGCGGACGCGAGGCCGGCAGCGCGACGCTGCATCCGTGCGCCGACGGCTACATCGCGCTGGTCGCCATCATGGGGCGGAACAAGGAGATGTGGACGCCCTTCGTGCGCTGGATGGAAGCCGAGGGCGTGGAGGAATGGCAGGTGTTCGACGACGATCGGTGGATCGACTACGCGTATCGCACTTCGGAGGCGGGCTACGCGACCTTCTGCCGCGTCTTCGAGCGCTATACCCTCACCCGCAGCAAGGCTTACCTGTACGAGACCGGACAGCGCTTCAACGTCGCGGTCACTCCCGTCAGCGACGGACAGGACCTGCTCGCCAACCCGCAGCTGATGCACAGGAATTTCTGGCAGACGCAGTTCAACGACACGCTGGGGGCGGACATCAGCTATCCCGGTGCGCCGTACGAATTCGGCGAACTGGCGTGGCAGCTCGGGCGCAACGCACCGCGGATCGGCGAGCACACGCGGGAAATACTCATCGAATGCGGCTATTCGGCATTCGAGATCGACAAACTCGTGCGGGTGGGAGCGGTATATGCCGAACAGCATTGAGCGGGCCCTGGAGGGCATCGTCGTGTGCGATTTCTCGTGGGTCGGTGCAGGGCCGATTGCCACGAGCGTGCTGGCGCAGTGCGGCGCCGACGTCATCAAGATCGAGAGCGTGAAGCGGCCGGACACGCTGCGTCGCGGCGAGCCGTTCAAGGATGGCATCGGCACCGGCCTCGATCGCAGCGGCTACTTCGCGGCGCGCAACGCCAACAAGCGCGACATCGCACTCGACATGAACAACCCGCGGGCGCGGGACGTCGCCGTCCGGCTGATCGCCCAGAGCGACATCGTCATCAACAATTTCCGCGTCGGGCAGATGGAGAAGTGGAAGCTGGGTTGGGACGAGGTGCGGGAGATCAACCCGCGGGCGATCTACGTGACGATGAGCCTGCAGGGCACCGAGGGGCCGCACAGTCGATTCATGGGCTATGGCGTGAACCTCAACGCGTTGTGCGGCCTGACGGCGCGCGCAGGCTTCCCAGGCAAACCGCCGTTCGGCACCGGGACGAATTACACGGACCACGTCATGGTGCCGACGCACACCCTGTTCGGGATCATGGCGGCGCTGCTCGAGCGCGAGGTGACCGGCCGCGGCCAGACCGTCAGCATCTCGCAGCTGGATTCGGCGATCTGCATGACCCCGAGCGCGCCGATGGCCTTCGCGGCCAACGGCGAGACGCTCGGCCCGCTCGGCTACGGCGATCCACAAGCCGCGCCGCACGGCGTCTATACGACCCTCGGCTACCGCAAATGGATCGCGATTGCGGTCTTTGACGACGCGCAGTGGGCGGCGATGCGGCGCGTGATGGGCAATCCCCCCTGGGCCGAGGACGACCGCTTCGCGACCGCCGAAATGCGCCGCTGCCATGTGGCCGAACTCGACGAGCGCATCGAGTGCTGGACCACCACGCAGCATGGCGACCACGTGATGGAAGCGCTGCTGAAGGCGGGCGTGCCGGCGGGCGAGGTGCGCGATGCGCGCGAGGCGATCGAGGACGAGCAGCTGCGCAGCCGCGGCTTCTGGGCTTACCTCGACCACCCCGAGGTCGGCGTCACCCTCTACAACCGCGCGCCGATCGTGTTCTCGCGCACGCCGCTGGAAATGAAGACCGCCGCGCCATCGATCGGGCAGCACACGCGCGAGGTGCTGGGTGGGAAGCTGGGCTATTCGCAGGACGAAATCGAAGATCTGGTCAGTCAGGAAGTGTTGGTGTGAGCACTGTCGGCCAGTGATGTGAGCGGCCGATGACGCGAAACGCGCCGTGGCCGCAATTCCAGCCAGGAGGAGGACGAATCATGTATGAGCAACAAGCGCGGCAAGCCGGGACTGCCAGATACGTGCCCGCCGGATCTTCGGTGTACGAGTGCCCCCAGTGCGGAATGTCCGTAGCCGTAGGCGAATACCACCCCTATGCCGCTTGCCTGATGGTGGCCGGCTGCCACGACGGGGCGACGATCCGCGAGGCGCTGATGGCCGTGTTCGAGGACGGGGTGCGGGTAGCCGCGGAGAAATGCCGTAGCCATGGTGGCGCAACGATCGCGGACAAGATCGAGTCGTTGATGCGCTCGGACGCCGACTGAAGGCGGGTATCGGCGGCCGGGATCCGATAAATACAGGACGAGAGACGAGACATGGATTTTTCCCTATCCGAAGAACAGACGATGCTCAAGGACGTGGCCAGGCGCTTCACCACCAACGAGCTGATGCCCCTTGAGAAGGTCCTGCTGGAGCGGGAGATGCGGATGTGGACCGACGGGTACACGCTGCTGCCGAAGGCCGACCACGAGCGTCTGATGAACATCACCCGGGACATGGGCTTCTGGGGCATCGAGGTCGACGAGAAGTTCGGCGGTCAGGGGCTCGGCATGTTCGCCAAGACCCTGGTTGTCGAGGAAATGTCGAAGTCGCTCGTCGGTTTCTCGCATCACGGCTTCACCCTGCCGCCCGATGCCCCGAACCTCTACTACCTG is drawn from Azoarcus sp. DN11 and contains these coding sequences:
- a CDS encoding CoA transferase is translated as MAQNFSRFRVLDMTGELGPYAAKMFAGLGADVIHVEPPAGDPLRRVGPFFHGDPGVQASLPYLYYNAGKRGLALDLEHEAGREVFRRLCRGADLLIESCRPGWLDGSGLSWEALSKDNARLVQTSITPFGRTGPLAAYPGSDLTCSALSGFLYLAGVNGDKPVRAPDNQAYRMAEAYAAVGSAIALFSAQRTGRGQIVDVACIEAEAMALENAAQFWDLEGKIRRGRGREAGSATLHPCADGYIALVAIMGRNKEMWTPFVRWMEAEGVEEWQVFDDDRWIDYAYRTSEAGYATFCRVFERYTLTRSKAYLYETGQRFNVAVTPVSDGQDLLANPQLMHRNFWQTQFNDTLGADISYPGAPYEFGELAWQLGRNAPRIGEHTREILIECGYSAFEIDKLVRVGAVYAEQH
- the fabG gene encoding 3-oxoacyl-ACP reductase FabG; its protein translation is MGIRNRVALITGSASGMGKQTALRFAEQGAAVVINDIDAEKVRATVDEFSRMGHRVLGAVADISNKAAVDGMVQQTVDAFGRIDILVNNAGMERAGALRKLTEADWDVTINVNLKGTFLCSQAVHGHMVENGHGRIVNIASRAWLGGAGQAPYSSAKAGVVGLTRSLAIELGRSGITVNCVAPGLIHTPMWDELPEKNQQFLLSRQPTGKLGDPDDIANTLLFLADDETGFVTGQVLYVCGGRSLFAG
- a CDS encoding SDR family oxidoreductase gives rise to the protein MALIVNADDPVGEAVAMRLAESGTQIALTGSDAGRLDRTASRLVDQGVPVIAVMTRTADPGEIRESVARVMARFGRIDILVQNERALAAKALEEISDADVGAALEVGVAGPFHYLREVVPAMRQGGFGRVVNISDINYLGLARTANVAAARSGLFGLTRALALESARDGVTVNTVVMGDVDSGTVTDTDRETLVAGIPVKRLGTPADVANAVSFLAADSSKYVTGQTLFVCGGKSAYFSMSI
- a CDS encoding DUF1329 domain-containing protein, whose translation is MSGYLARQSVIVALACTAGVLHAATEADIEKSFFPYKHGVPTAAGVTPGTVINKGNVANFEAVLDPGLRRYIQEGAVEISVGATTSFDLNKSYVDATREHVAKVKLGAKPGELVGYVAGRPFPEEPDAKDPRAGEKLAWNFRYGMNWGDSLAISPFYWKYRNMDSAKVERNILFNFHFIKYTHRLNQAPTPEISPNPSKLYRATYVNVQEPQDVKNTQLLIQRYEDDLKQDDAYLYLGFQRRVRRLSTGQTTDAFLGSDIMIEDFEGYNGRISDMNWKYKGTVNMLMPFYNHSDMKLSDEYKEPDDYKYVGFSGQGGCFPNITWQLRKVHVVESSPVDPNHPVSRRVHYMDAQTSAMSETLVYDRKGDLWKIFMLGMSHPDSHLAKNKGSGIVLFDAFSMIDVQAKHCTTGQFKGQVDAHMVPVNLFNVQNMRGGS
- a CDS encoding CoA transferase; the protein is MPNSIERALEGIVVCDFSWVGAGPIATSVLAQCGADVIKIESVKRPDTLRRGEPFKDGIGTGLDRSGYFAARNANKRDIALDMNNPRARDVAVRLIAQSDIVINNFRVGQMEKWKLGWDEVREINPRAIYVTMSLQGTEGPHSRFMGYGVNLNALCGLTARAGFPGKPPFGTGTNYTDHVMVPTHTLFGIMAALLEREVTGRGQTVSISQLDSAICMTPSAPMAFAANGETLGPLGYGDPQAAPHGVYTTLGYRKWIAIAVFDDAQWAAMRRVMGNPPWAEDDRFATAEMRRCHVAELDERIECWTTTQHGDHVMEALLKAGVPAGEVRDAREAIEDEQLRSRGFWAYLDHPEVGVTLYNRAPIVFSRTPLEMKTAAPSIGQHTREVLGGKLGYSQDEIEDLVSQEVLV
- a CDS encoding thiolase family protein, coding for MKLQRKVYIAGVGETKFGRHEVDYDVLGRAAAFEALKASNIDRPTMVQSAYVGNGTNGMVTGQTVLKDLGMCGHLPIINVESACSAGGMAIHLAVRDVAMGLADVALGIGCENHTLHMAQGTAFATAMSDIETVHGAVMTGKYAMRAQRYMYETGATAEDLAMITVKNRRHATNNPYAWFKGEISVEEVVKSRVVASPLTLQQCCGIADGAGAVVVCSEQMVKKLGIAKPILVAGSVVRSGPYHNRPRDITGDDITEETAHQLYEESGIGPEDVNIVELHDAFTIAELLYYECLGLCPKGEGLKFLRDGNATHGGKCVVSPRGGMLSYGHPIGASGAAQIAASVKQMRNQCPGYQVDPVPRVAMTHVTGGGLSGTEHAACTMHMLVSDW
- a CDS encoding zinc ribbon domain-containing protein; amino-acid sequence: MSDQKPNKKPEKKPDITFFHPDLLEVPADGKAPYLKGYRCKGCGQLDFPKLSPCPSCWGEEFEVVPLSRHGKLYSFSDNFIGQAGMKTPYSFGYIDLPENLRIFAQLEGEPGSFRCDEEVELTVGPVRDNRDGVPLISYKFRKA